GCCCAGCGCCGGACTCCGAAGAGCAGCGCCTCGAGCACCCCGAACAGCAGCGCCAGGCCGATCAGCGGGTACATGCCGGACGGGTCCTGGCGGGCGATCGGGCCGTCGATCAGCGCGGCGGTGATGATCGGGAGCACCGACTGGACGACCATCGCCAGGCTGGCGATCACCAGCATGAAGATCAGGTAACCGCGGTAGGGACGAAGCCAGGGCCACAGTCGCAGCAGCCCGCGCATCGAAGCGTGCGAGCCGGCCTCCAGGCCGGTCGCTGATGCTTCGTCCGCCCCGTATGCCACGGTGACTCACCCTACGACGGCGCCCCGACAACGAGCCAATTGTTTTAGGCCCTCCAGCCGGCCGCCGGACGCTGGTCCGCAGCCGCTCGGCGGGCTGCTGAGCCGAGTCGCTCAGCCGGGGCCGCTCGGCGGGCTGCTGAGCCCGGCGCCGCTCAGCTGGGGCCGCTCAATCGGCGCCGTTCAGTCGGACTTGTTGCGGACCCCGAGCAGGATGTCGTCCCAGGACGGCATCCGCGGCTTCTCGCCCGCTCGCCGGCCGCGCTTGCTCTGCGAGTCGCCACCCGTCCGGGTGCTGACCAGGTCGTCGCTGCCGCTGGGGGCCTCGGGCGCGGGAATCGCCGTGGCGGTGCCGGCCGGACGGGACTTCGCCGAAGCGGGCTTGGCCGGGGCAGGCCGGGCTGGGCCGGCGCCCGCTGGGCCGGTGTCGGCCGGCTCGAACAGGGCTTCGGCTGAGACGAAGTTCGGCTGATCGAGATCTGCCGGGTCCGCGTCGGAGCCCTTCCGTCCGGCCGGGTCCAGCCCCGTCAGCTTCTGATCGGCGGCCGCGGGCTCGGTGAGCTCCGGTTGCGCCCGAGTGAGCGCCTCTGCGCTGGCGCTCTCGCGTGTCTCGGCGGCCGGGCGCTGGCCGCGGGGGCGGGTCGGGGTGCTCATCGAGGCGGCGCCGGCTTCAAACGGCAGCGGCGGCTCGTGCCAGGGCTGCTGCTCGAAGGCGTCCTGGTCGAACAGCTCGTCCTCGGCCTGGACCGGAACCGGACGGGTGTGCGCCTTCTGCCGGCGCGAGGGCGGCCGGACTGCCGCGCCGGTCTCCTGCTGGCGCGGCGCGTCGGCCCGGGTGGGATTCGGCACGGCGGTCAGCCGGGGTGGGGCGGAGTCCCAGTCCGGCGACCACTCGGCGCCGGACTCGTCGGCGACCGGCTTGGGCGCGGGGGGCGGCGGCAGCAGCGCCTGCACCGGCCGGTCCGAGAGCAGGTCGGCAGCGATGTCGTCCAGCGCCGAGACCGTGCGGTTGAGCAGCGAGAACGAGAACTTCGCCAGCACGTCGCGCTCGTGCGAGCTGAACGCCGAGGTGACCGTCCAGCCACCGTCCTCGCGCCGGTAGGCGTCCCAGCGCACGGACGTGGGGTCGACGCCATGCCGCGCGAGCCGGCTGTCGAGCAACTCGCCGAAGGGCACCAGCAGCCCGTCGCCGCCGCGCCTGGCCCGCGCGCGGCGGGCCTCGTCGGTGACCCGGACCCGCTCCTGCAGGACCGGGAAGGCGAAGCGCATCACTCGCTCCAGCGGGATGCCGGCCTCGTCGGCGACTGCCTGGGCGCTCTCGCCGGCTCGCACCCGCACCTGGATCTCACGGGGAGTCGGCACAGGTCCGCTGCTTTCTGCCGGCGTCGGTTCCGGCGTGTCGGTCTGCTGATCGGGTTGGGCGGTGGCCAGGGCGCGCAGCCGGTCATCCAGTGACAGCGTGAAGCGCTCACCCTCAGGACTGCCGGTTTCGACCGCTTCCACGATCAGGGACGTGCCGTCCTCATCGGGACCGACCAGACGCAGCAATCGCATGCACGCGACGATACGGCGACCGGCCTGAGAACGTGACTGTCCACGCCGTGCCGGCGGCGAAGATGCGCCCAGCTCAGCCCGCACTCAGCCGAGCCTGGGCGCCAGCCAGTCGATGCAGGACGTCAGGGCCGAGATGTCGTCGGGGTCCACGGCCGGGTACATGCCGATTCGCAGCTGGTTGCCCCCCAGGCCGCGGTAGGGCTCGGTGTCGACGATGCCGTTGGCGCGCAGCGCCTTGGACAGCCGGCCGGCCGGCACCTCGGAGGCGAAGTCGATGACGCCCACCACCGAGCTGCGCACCGCCGGGTCGGCGACGAACGGGCTGGCGAAGGCGGAGTCGGCGGCCCAGGAGTACAGCCGGGCGGCGGAGGAGGCGCTGCGGGCGGTGGTGTAGGCCAGCCCGCCGCGCTCCAGCATGTCCTCGATCTGGTGTGCCAGCAGCCACAGGGTGGCGATCGCGGGAGTGTTGTAGGTCTGGTCCTTGGCGCTGTTGTCGATGGCGGTCACCAGGTCCAGCGACGGCGGGATCCAGCGCCCGGACGCTGCCAGCTCAGCAGCCCGTTCCAGCGCCGCGGGGGAGAAGAAGGCGATCCACAACCCGCCGTCGCCGGCGAAGCCCTTCTGCGGGGCGAAGTAGTAGACGTCGCTCTGGCTCAGGTCTACCGGCAGGCCGGCCGCTGCCGAGGTCGCGTCCACCAGGTGCAGGGCCGTCGGGTCCGCGCCGGCGACCCGACGCACGTCGAGCATCACCCCGGTCGAGGTCTCGTTCTGCGGCCAGGCGTAGGTGTCGATCCCCGCCTCGCACTCCGGGTAGGCCGCCGAGCCGGGTTGGGCCGAGCGGATGCTCGGCTCGGCCAGGAACGGCGCGCCGCGGGTGACGTCGGCGAACTTGGCCGAGAACGCGCCGATGGTGACGTGCTGGCTTCGCTGCCGGACGAGGGAGAAGGCGGCCGCGTCCCAGAAGGCGGTCGAGCCGCCGTTGCCCAGCACCACCTGGTAGCCGGGCGGCAGCCGGAACAGGGTGCTCAGGCCGAACCGGATGCGGCCGATCAGCGACTTCACCGGCGGCTGCCGGTGGGAGGTGCCCAGCACCCGACCGGCTCGCTCGCCGAAGCGGCGCAGGGTGTCGGCGGGGACCTTGGACGGCCCGGAGCCGAACCGGCCATCGGAGGGGAGCAGCTCGGCGGGGATCACCGGATAAGGCTGGGGCGGCTGGCTCACCCGGCCAGTATCCCAGCAGCGTGCCTGACGTGCGGGTGCGCGCCGGTCGGTCTAGCTGGTCCGGTCGGTCTGGTCTGGTCCGGTCTGGTCTGGCTGGTCCGGGCTGGTCTGGCTGGTCCGGGCCGGTCCCGCAACACCGAAGGTGCGCCCTGACGCCCGCCGGTGCGACGGTCGTGGCGATGGTCCGTCCGCTCAACTCGTCCATTCAAGAGTCCGCTGAACCGATCGCTCAACCGAAAGCGAGAACGCCCATGACCACGACCACCTCGGTCCCTTCCGCCGCTGGACCTTCCGCCGCCGACATGGCCGCCATCGCCGCGGTCCCCGCGCGCATGGTCGCGGCCTGGGCCGCGCATGACGCCGATGCCTTCGCCGAGCTCTTCACCGAAGACGGCACGTTGATCCTGCCGGGCGTCTACAAGAAGGGCCACGACGAGATCCGGGACTTCATGGCCGCGCAGTTCGACGGCGCCTACAAGGGCAGCACGGTCACCGGCTCGCCCATCGAGATCAAGCCGCTGCGCGCGGGCGCCGTGGCGGTGATCACCCAGGGCGGCGTGATGCCGGCCGGCGAGACCGAGGTGCCTGACGAAGCGGCCATCAGGGCGTCCTGGATCCTGGTCAAGCGGGGTCGCAAGTGGCTGCTCGCGGTCTACCAGAACTGCCCGCGCGACCCGGCCGCCTGAGTGCGGTCAATTCACCGGAGCCGACGAGTCCGGCGACGTGCCGTCGACCTCGTCGTGGCCGCGGACCAAGCCGACGAGCTCGACCGGGGGGCCTCAGCACACCTCGCTTCTTGACCGATGAACCACGGCCGGCGGTAGCCCGTCACCCAGTCCGAGTTAGGTCGCCATCCACGTGAAGCGCGCGGCGTGGGCTAGCGGCGACCAAGCGCAGTTCGCGACTTCAGAAGAGGCCGCCTTGAGCCGCCGAGTGTGACAACTCACCCTCCGCCGCGGTCATGCCGTCGACCGGCTTCGGCCGCGACCCGCCTCGCCGGGCCTTGGAGGCCGGGACCGGGTTCGCCCAGGCGAGCCGCCGGTCTGCGTACGCACTCGACAGCGCTTCGGGGTCAAGCTTGATCCCTTGCGCCGCTGCCAGCCTCAAAGCGTCTTCGAGTACGGCTTCGTCTACGGCCAGGTCAGCTATCGCGGCCAGATCGAGGCGCTGCAGCAGTCTCTTAGTGATTGGTCTCTTGGAATCCCAGAAAGCCAATGCGCCGATGGTTGCCTGGGCAGGCTTTGAACGAAGCAGTGAAGCGACAAGGCTTGCTTCCTCTGCCGAGTCGAAAGACAGGAAATAGCACGTGTCATCAAAGACCACCGGGCGGCCATCTGCCGTGGGGCAGACGAGCCGGAATTCAGCTTGCTTGTGAAGTCCTGAGACTGCGACTTTGAATGGCGAGAAACTATACGGTCCAATCCCAAAGACGCAGAAGCGTGATCGTGACCGGTAGATCGACGACTGGCGCTTGTCAAGCTTATCGCCGAACCGGGTCAAGTACGCCCAGAGCTTAGGCGCCTTGGTCTCAAGCTCCGCCGTATTCTCTGCGAGGCTGCGCATCGGGACGACCATGTATTTCGTGGGCTTGAGCCGGTCCCGGAAGACGTCGGTGCATTTCAACAGCGGATAAAGATAGTCCGACTCGATATGCACAGGCTGCCCCGACTTCTGTCTGGGGCCTGAGTCATCGACCAGCTCCATGACCTCGGTGGCGTCATGCTTGATTCCCTGGCGCCACTCTAAGGGACTCTTTCCGTCCACGGCGCCATACCGCCGGTATGCCTCGACGTCCGAGACGAACTTGCCACCCACCACTCCGAAAGTCGAACTTGGCAGCTGCGCGTCTAGCGCGTCATACACATCGCACACATAATTCGCAGCGCCGACTCGCAGGGTGACCGTGAAAAGGCATGCGTCGACCATGGCGCCGAACCACTTTTTGGCATCAATTCTTCTGATCGTCGCAGACTCCAATGGGAGTCCAGTCTGGCTTGAGAACTCCAGGACATTTCTTGCGACCTGTGTCTTGCAAAGCAGTGCGATCGTGGGTTCTTGGGACTGAAGCTCCCGCAGGAGTTTGATCCAGATGTACTCGGCGATGTCGAAGTTCGACGCGCCGGTCAACGCCTCCAAGCCTACGAGTCGCTTGAGGTTCTCCTTGACAGGGAGGTTGGCCGACTCAAGGACCGCGAGGTTCGCGATCGTGACCCAGGGCGGGTTGCCGACGACGAGCAGGGGACCGTCTTCAGCCCACGGCAGCTCAGACGCCAGATCGATCCCGAATATGTCCCGGTGGATGACGGTTGCCTTCCGGCCCGCCTCCCTGGCGTGCTCTTCCTGGAGTTCGACGCCGATTGCCTCGGCGTCTGACAGCAGCTCGTGGGCCACCTCCAGAAAGGAGCCCGTCCCACAGGTGGGCTCGAGCACGCGTTTCCACGGGCCCCGGTCAACGACTGATTCCACACACATGCGAGCAAGCTTGATCGGTGTCTGGAAATCACCGAACTCATCGTTGGGCACGAAGATCTACCACCCCATCCATGCCGCCGGTGAGCGCGGCGCGAATCGCATGGCCGTATTGCAACCGCCATTGAAGTGCATTTGAGATGGTGAGCTGTCCCAGTGCTGGAGGCTCCAGCAGTATCCGTTCGGCCAACGTGCGCCGCGAGTCGGGGTCGAGTGGCAAATTCCTGTCCTGCAGGTATGCGTCGACGTCGTCCACGCCTCCGTCAGCCTCGAGTATTTGCTTGAGGCCCCGCGTCAGCGTGTAGTCGGCAGTCAATGCTCGATCTATCAAAATTGCATGGAGTATGTCAAGCTGCGCGGCTTGACCCACTGGGTCGTCAGCCTTCTCGTAGACGAAAACGAGCAGCCCATACCCTAGCCCATAGACCTTTTGAGTAGCGTCCCGAAAAGGGCTAGAGCTTTGGGGTTGCTTGATCGACGTGACCTTCAGGTCAATGTCCAGGCTCGGGATGTCAATTCCCTTGGCGGAGTTGCCCTTGTCGAACTCGTAAGTCAACGCTAAGTGCGCGATAAACGCATGCTCGACATACGTTCCAACCGCTTTTCCATCAGTCACACCGTAGAGTGCGGGAATAGCGGTCATGGATAGCTTCGCGGTATACGTCGCCACCTCGATCTTTAGTGCGTCAAGCGATAGCTGAGGTAGGCGAGTAATCATGCCGCCATCGTAGATGAGGCTGCCTCGGACTCGCCGAGTCGCCACCCTGTTCGCCACAGCTCATTAAACTTCTGACTCGGCCCGGTCCGGATCGTCACACCAGGCCTGTTTATGACTGGCGGGTTGTCCAGGTCGGTCTTTTCGCCGTCAACCCAGGCGGTGATGTGATGGCGTCGGCGCCACTTGGGTGGCTTGTCGCATCCGGAGAAGGTGCAGCCGCCGTCTTCGGCGATCAGGACGAGGTCTGGCTTCGGGCCGCGATCTGCCCCTTGGCCTCATGCGGCCAATGCCGCCGATCAGCTGCCGAGCACCCGGCGAAGGTAGTCGTTGCTGAACCGGCGCTCGGGATCGTAGGTGTCGCGCACCGCCAGGAACTCCTCGAACAGCGGGTAGGACGGCGCCAGGTCTTCGGCCGTGCGGTAATGCAGCTTGCCCCAGTGCGGCCGTCCGCCGGCCTCGCGGGCGATGGCCTCGACAGCGGCGAAGTACTGATCATGCGAACGCCGGTGGTACTGGTGAACCGCGACCCAGCACGTCTCGCGGCCGAAGGCCGGTGACAACGGGATGTTGTCCGCGGCCGTCAGCCGGACCTCGACCGGAAAGGCGATCTGCTCGCCCGAGCGCTGCAGCCAGTCATCGATCTCGTCCAGGACATGCGCCACCGACGCCCGTGGCACCGCGTACTCCATCTGGCGGAACACCACCCGGCGTGAGCTTGTGACGACCCGGTAGGCCCGATCGGTGTAGCTGCGCTCAGGAAGTGCCCGGGTGGCCATCCGGTTCACCTTGCCGGTCACGCCCGGCCAGGCTGTGGACAGCCGGTTCATCGCACTGAACACGCTGCCGAGGACCTTGTCGTCGTACCAGCCGCGCACCGGGCTCAACGGTTGCAGCGGGGCGTCCGGGGGCAGCCGGGTCTGCACCTTGGTCAGCACGCGGCGGGTGTGCGGAAACCACAGGAACTCAAAGTGGTCTCGCAGTTCCAGCCTGGCGAGCACCTCGAGCAGGTCCTCGTAGTCGGCCGGGGCCTCGAACGAATGCAGGACGAAGGCAGGCTCGCATTGCAGGGTCACCGCGGTGATGATGCCCAGGGCGCCGAGGCTTACCCGAGCGGCGGCGAACAGCTCCGGATGCTGCTTGACCGAGCAATTCAGCAGCTGCCCGTCGGCGGTGACCAGCTGCAGGCCGCGCACCTGGCTGCCCAAGCCGCCGTAACGCCGACCGGTGCCGTGGGTGCCGGTGGCGATCGCGCCGGCGATGGTGGCGGCGTCGAGATTGCCCAGGCAACTCAGCGACAGGCCGAGCTCCCACAGCGCGTGATTGAGCTCGTGCAGCGTGGTTCCGGCAGCGACTGTCACCAGCCCGGTCCGCTGGTCGGCGGAGAGGATGCCGGTCAGCCGGGACAGGTCGAGCATCACGCCGCGAGTGACCGCGATGTCGTTGGAGCTGTACCCGGCCCCGACGGCCTTCACCGACAGGTTCTCCTGGGCGGCGCGGCTCACCGCCTCCACCACCTCTTCCGGCGAGGACGGGTGCTGGATGCGGGCCGGCGTCACCGAATAGGTGCCTGCCCAGTTCTGCCAGCTGACCGAACCCTGTCTGACCATGATGACGGGGACTATAAGACCCCCCACGTGGTCAGGCACGCCGAATTGGGCTCCCAGGTGTGCGGCTTCACACTAAGTGGCAACCGCCGGGAATGCGCGGTTTAAGAATGGGCGATGTTGTCCCAGCCCTCGACGTCCTTCGGGCTGCGCGGATCGGGGCCGATGTAGCGAGCAGACGGCCGGACCAGCCGTCCGGTCTTCTTCTGCTCCATGATGTGCGCGCACCAGCCGGCGGTCCGGGCGCAGCTGAACAGCGCCGGCATCATGTGCGGCGGCACCTCGGCGAAGTCCAGCGTCACCGCCGCCCAGAACTCGACGTTGGTCTCGATGGGGTGGTCGGGCCGGCGCTCGCGGAGCTCGGTCAGCGCGGCCTGCTCCAGCGCCACCGCGGCCTCGTAGCGAGGGGCGTTGAGCTCGCGACAGGTGCGTCGCAGCACCCTGGCGCGCGGGTCCTCGGCGCGGTACACCCGGTGACCGAAGCCCATCAACCGTTCCTTGCGGTCGAGGATGTCGCGAACCACCTTGGCTGCGTCGCCGGTGCGCTCGACCTCCTGGATCATCGGCAGCACCCGGGCCGGCGCGCCGCCGTGCAGCGGGCCCGACATCGCGCCGATGGCGCCCGAGATGGCGGCGGCGACGTCGGCGCCGGTCGAGGCGATCACGCGGGCGGTGAAGGTCGAGGCGTTCATGCCGTGCTCGGCGGCCGAGACGAAGTAGGCGTCCACGGCGTCGACGTGGCGGGGGTCGGGCTCGCCGCGCCAGCGCGTCATGAACCGCTCGACGATGGTGCGGGACTGGTCGATGCGCGACTGCGGAACCGCTGGCGCGCCGACGCCGCGGGCGGACTGCGCCACGTAGGACAGCGCCATCACCGAGGCCCGGGCGGCCTGCTCGCGGGCCTCGTCGTCGCTGATGTCCAGCAACGGCCGGTAGCCCCAGATGGGCGAGAGCATCGCCAGCGCCGCCTGGACGTCGACCCGGACGTCACCGGTGTGCACCGGGATGGGGAACGGCTCGGCCGGCGGCAGGCCGGGTCCGAACTTGCCGTCCACGAGCAACGCCCAGACATTGCCGAACGTGACGTGGCCCACGAGATCTTCGATGTCGACGCCGCGGTACCGCAGCGCTCCGCCGTCCTTGTCGGGTTCGGCGATCTGGGTTTCGAACGCGATGACACCCTCAAGGCCGGGGCTGAAATCGTCTGACATGCAACTGACTCCGATCGCTTGGTCAGTTCGCCGGCCGCCTGGCGGAGCCGGCGCGGAAGGCTCGCTGAGTTGTGGGCGCGATGGCGAGGCGCCCGACGACTCCATTGTTACCTATTGACCCCGACCCCGGGTCACGCGGCTTCGCCGGGCCGTTGGCAGGTGAGGAAGAATGGCCGGGTGACCGCCTCCGGGACCGACGCCGATCCGTTGGCCGGGCTGGCCAGCACCCGTCGCTCCTACCGCGCCGGTGAGCTGAGCGAGGCCCTGCTGGCGCCGACCTGGCTGGAGCAGTTGCGGACCTGGTTCGCCCAGGCGATCACCGACGACCGGATCGACGAGCCCAACGCCATGCAGGTGGCGACCGTCGACGAGGCCGGCCGGCCGGACCTGCGGACCGTGCTGGCGCGTGGCTTCGACGCCGCCGGCGTGGTCTTCTACACCAACTACCACTCCGCCAAGGGCCGCCAGCTCGCCGCGAACCCGGTGGCCGCCGCGCTGTTCTCGTGGCTGCCGCTGGAGCGTCAGGTGCGCCTGCGCGGGCCGGTGGCCAAGGTCGACCCCGCCGAGACCGCCCGGTACTTCGCCTCCCGGCCGCGCGGAGCGCAGTTGGCGGCCTGGGCTTCGCCACAGTCGGAGCCGCTGCCGAGCCGGGCCGAGCTGGAGCGGCGGCTGGCCGAAGTCACCGAGCGCTTCGGCGACGGCGAGATCGCCCCGCCGCCACACTGGGGCGGCTACCGCATCACCGTGACCGAGGCCGAGTTCTGGCAGGGCAGGGAGTTCCGGTTGCACGACCGGCTGCGTTACCGGCTGGTGGAGGGCGAGGCGCCCGCAGGCCCGGCACGTCCCGGCGGACAGTGGCTGATCGAGCGGCTCGGCCCGTGACCCGGTCACGACGCGCGACCGGGTACGGCCTGTGACCCGGTACGACGCGTGACCCGGTACGACGCGTGAGCCAGGACGACCGAGCTACCCAGGACGACAGCGCTACCCAGGACGACAGCGCTACTCAGGACGGCGGCGCGCCGCGCCCGGCCGAAGCGGTGGTCGAGGCCGAGCCCGAGGCCGGGGTCGGCTGGCTGCGGCACCACGCCATCGACACCGCGCCGCTGAGGATCGCGGCGTTCCGGCGTCAGGTGATGGGTCAGGGCACCTCGTTCATCGGGGCGATGCTGACCGCGGTGGCCGTTCCGGTGCAGGTCTACCAGCTGTCGCACTCGTCCCTGCAGGTCGGCCTGGTGGGGTTGGTCGGGCTGGTTCCGCTGGTGGTCTTCGGCCTGTACGGCGGGGCGATCGCCGACGTCATCGACCGGCGCACGCTGCTGCTGATCAGCTCGCTGGGCACGTGGGCCTGCACCGTCGGGCTGCTGCTGCAGACCCTGGCCGGCCTGCGGAGCGTGCCGTTGATCCTGGCCCTGGTCGCCGTCCAGTCCGGCTTCTTCGCCGTCGCCTCGTCGGCGCGCGGCGCGATCATCCCCAGGATCGTGCCGGTCGAGCTGGTGCCCGCGGCCAACACCCTGACGTTCACGGTGGGCAACGTCGGCCAGGTGATCGGCCCGCTGATCGCCGGGGTGCTGATCACCCGGCAACACGGCTTCGCCTACGCCTACGCCGTCGACGCCGGGCTGTTCACCCTGGCCATGTACGCAGCGCTTCGCCTGCCGCGTATCCCGCCGGACGGCCAGTCCCCACGAGCCGGGCTGCGCTCGGTGCTGGACGGGTTGTTGTTCATCGGCAGCCGTCCGGTGCTGTTGATGTCCTTCGTGGTCGACATCGTGGCGATGGTGTTCGCGATGCCCCGGGCCTTGTACCCGCAGGTGGCCGATGACCGCTGGCACGGCCAGGTCGGCCCGCTGTACGCCGCGATCGCGATCGGCTCGGTGCTGGCGGGGCTGTCCGGAGGCTGGATCGGCCGGGTCCGCCGCCAGGGGGTGAGCCTGACCGGGGCGATCGTGGTGTGGGGACTGGCCGTGGCGGTGGCCGGCCTTGCCCACCAGCTCTGGCTCGCGGTGCTGCTGCTGGCGGTGGCCGGCGCGGCCGACCTGATCAGCGCGGTGTACCGCCAGACCATGCTGCAGACCTACGCCCCCGACGCGATGCGCGGGCGGATGCAGGGCGTCTTCGTGGTGGTGGTGGCCGGCGGGCCGCGGCTGGGGGACCTGCGGGCCGGCGCGACCGCGTCGCTGACCTCGGTGACGGTGTCCTGGGTCGGCGGGGGTTTGCTGTGCGCCGGCGGGGTGCTGATCGCGGCTCGGGCCGTCCGGTCGTTCTGGCAGTACGACGCCCGCCAGCCACCGGTCGAGCCGGACTCGTTAGCGTCGAAGGCATGAGCTTTGACGGCAGGCGTTATGAGATCGCGGCGGGCGGTTACCGCGCGGTGCTGGCCGAGGTCGGGGCATGCCTGGCGGGGCTGTGGCACGACGGCTCACCGGTCACCGTCCAGAGCCCGCCGGACGCGCTGCCGCCCAAGTCGACCGGCGCGGTGCTGCTGCCGTGGCCGAACCGGATCGCCGGCGGCCGCTACCGCTTCGACGGCGTGGACTACCAGCTGCCGCTCACCGAGCCGGCGCGGCTCAATGCCAGCCATGGCCTGGTGAAGTGGGTCCGGTGGAGCGCGATCAGCCACGACGGCTCGTCGGTGACGTTGGCCCACGACCTGGCGCCTCAGACCGGTTACCCGTTCGAGCTGCGCCTGGAGATCAGCTACCGCCTCGACGCCGACACCGGACTGCTGGTGAGCACCGCGGTCACCAACACCGGCCGCTCGGCCGCGCCGTTCGGAGCCGGCTTCCACCCCTACCTCGACCTGGCCGACCACGAGCTCGACACCGCCGAGCTGTTGGTGCCGGCCGGGGCGGTGCTCGAAGCCGATGAGCGCCAGATCCCGATCGGGCGCCGCCCGGTCGAGGGCACCCCGTTCGACCTCCGGACGATCCGGCCGATCGGCGACCTGCGCCTGGACCACGGCTTCGCCGAGCTCACCGGCTCGGCGGCGTTGCTGCGCACCGAGCGGCGCGCTGTCCAGATCCGCTGGGACGCCGCCTACCAGTACCTGCAGGTGTTCACGCCGCCGTTCATCACGCCCGGGCGCAACGCGGTGGCGATCGAGCCGATGAGCTGCCCGGCCAACGCCTTCAACTCCGGCCAGGGCCTGATCAGGCTGGAGCCGGGCCAGCAGTGGGCCGGCAGCTGGGGCGTCGGCCTGGTCTGATCCGGCTCAGCGGGACTGCAGCGCGTCCAGCGCGACTGCCATCGCCGCCGCCACGCGGCCGTCGACCCGACCACCCGGGACGGTGACCTCGTACCGGTCCCGCAGCGAGCGCTTGCGCACCGAGGAGAGGACGACGCTGCCCTGCGCGTCGGTGAAGTCGAAGTGGAAGAGGAACGGCGACGGCAGGTCGCCGACGAAGGGCAGGGACTCCCACAGGCGCCGGGCGATGGCGACGCCCTGGTTGCGCTCGGTCCCGCTGGCCACGCCTGCCGCCGAGGTGAGCTCCCACGAAGACCGCAGCAGGGACTTGGCGAACTCCTTACGGAAGCTGCCGATCGGCTGACCTCCGGCGTCCAGCACGTCGTACGTGGCGGCCAGGTCGATCCGCTTGCGCGCCTTGAAGCTGAACACCGGCACCGAGCGCTGCTCGTCGGCGTAGAACGTGACCTGCTCCTTGAACGCCATCCGCTTCTGCTGCGCGACGGCCAGCACCTCGCCCTCGGAGCCGTCCGGCAGGGCGGCACGGATCTCGTAGCGGTTCACCATCATGGTGATCTTCTGCTTGACGAAGAAGTGGTCGACGTTCGCGAGATTGTTCATGGTTGCTCCGACGTCTGGGTCAGGGGTTGGGTTCCCCGGAGTCTTCCACGGAGTCGAGGGTCAGGGGCTCAACGGTGGACAGCGGCAGCGGCTCCACCTCGGACCGTCGCTCTCGGTGACAGTTCGTCCCGCTCCGTCGGCGTTGGCCCCGATTCGTTGACATGGGCAGTTTCTGCCAGCAGGATCACGTGTTAATTGATTGTTAGATGGACTGAAGGGCTTCGTCATGGCGAGATCGTCGATCGG
This genomic interval from Jatrophihabitans sp. contains the following:
- the serC gene encoding phosphoserine transaminase, with amino-acid sequence MSQPPQPYPVIPAELLPSDGRFGSGPSKVPADTLRRFGERAGRVLGTSHRQPPVKSLIGRIRFGLSTLFRLPPGYQVVLGNGGSTAFWDAAAFSLVRQRSQHVTIGAFSAKFADVTRGAPFLAEPSIRSAQPGSAAYPECEAGIDTYAWPQNETSTGVMLDVRRVAGADPTALHLVDATSAAAGLPVDLSQSDVYYFAPQKGFAGDGGLWIAFFSPAALERAAELAASGRWIPPSLDLVTAIDNSAKDQTYNTPAIATLWLLAHQIEDMLERGGLAYTTARSASSAARLYSWAADSAFASPFVADPAVRSSVVGVIDFASEVPAGRLSKALRANGIVDTEPYRGLGGNQLRIGMYPAVDPDDISALTSCIDWLAPRLG
- a CDS encoding D-arabinono-1,4-lactone oxidase, which gives rise to MVRQGSVSWQNWAGTYSVTPARIQHPSSPEEVVEAVSRAAQENLSVKAVGAGYSSNDIAVTRGVMLDLSRLTGILSADQRTGLVTVAAGTTLHELNHALWELGLSLSCLGNLDAATIAGAIATGTHGTGRRYGGLGSQVRGLQLVTADGQLLNCSVKQHPELFAAARVSLGALGIITAVTLQCEPAFVLHSFEAPADYEDLLEVLARLELRDHFEFLWFPHTRRVLTKVQTRLPPDAPLQPLSPVRGWYDDKVLGSVFSAMNRLSTAWPGVTGKVNRMATRALPERSYTDRAYRVVTSSRRVVFRQMEYAVPRASVAHVLDEIDDWLQRSGEQIAFPVEVRLTAADNIPLSPAFGRETCWVAVHQYHRRSHDQYFAAVEAIAREAGGRPHWGKLHYRTAEDLAPSYPLFEEFLAVRDTYDPERRFSNDYLRRVLGS
- the pdxH gene encoding pyridoxamine 5'-phosphate oxidase, with the translated sequence MTASGTDADPLAGLASTRRSYRAGELSEALLAPTWLEQLRTWFAQAITDDRIDEPNAMQVATVDEAGRPDLRTVLARGFDAAGVVFYTNYHSAKGRQLAANPVAAALFSWLPLERQVRLRGPVAKVDPAETARYFASRPRGAQLAAWASPQSEPLPSRAELERRLAEVTERFGDGEIAPPPHWGGYRITVTEAEFWQGREFRLHDRLRYRLVEGEAPAGPARPGGQWLIERLGP
- a CDS encoding MFS transporter; the protein is MSQDDRATQDDSATQDDSATQDGGAPRPAEAVVEAEPEAGVGWLRHHAIDTAPLRIAAFRRQVMGQGTSFIGAMLTAVAVPVQVYQLSHSSLQVGLVGLVGLVPLVVFGLYGGAIADVIDRRTLLLISSLGTWACTVGLLLQTLAGLRSVPLILALVAVQSGFFAVASSARGAIIPRIVPVELVPAANTLTFTVGNVGQVIGPLIAGVLITRQHGFAYAYAVDAGLFTLAMYAALRLPRIPPDGQSPRAGLRSVLDGLLFIGSRPVLLMSFVVDIVAMVFAMPRALYPQVADDRWHGQVGPLYAAIAIGSVLAGLSGGWIGRVRRQGVSLTGAIVVWGLAVAVAGLAHQLWLAVLLLAVAGAADLISAVYRQTMLQTYAPDAMRGRMQGVFVVVVAGGPRLGDLRAGATASLTSVTVSWVGGGLLCAGGVLIAARAVRSFWQYDARQPPVEPDSLASKA
- a CDS encoding citrate synthase 2, which gives rise to MSDDFSPGLEGVIAFETQIAEPDKDGGALRYRGVDIEDLVGHVTFGNVWALLVDGKFGPGLPPAEPFPIPVHTGDVRVDVQAALAMLSPIWGYRPLLDISDDEAREQAARASVMALSYVAQSARGVGAPAVPQSRIDQSRTIVERFMTRWRGEPDPRHVDAVDAYFVSAAEHGMNASTFTARVIASTGADVAAAISGAIGAMSGPLHGGAPARVLPMIQEVERTGDAAKVVRDILDRKERLMGFGHRVYRAEDPRARVLRRTCRELNAPRYEAAVALEQAALTELRERRPDHPIETNVEFWAAVTLDFAEVPPHMMPALFSCARTAGWCAHIMEQKKTGRLVRPSARYIGPDPRSPKDVEGWDNIAHS
- the sepH gene encoding septation protein SepH, whose product is MRLLRLVGPDEDGTSLIVEAVETGSPEGERFTLSLDDRLRALATAQPDQQTDTPEPTPAESSGPVPTPREIQVRVRAGESAQAVADEAGIPLERVMRFAFPVLQERVRVTDEARRARARRGGDGLLVPFGELLDSRLARHGVDPTSVRWDAYRREDGGWTVTSAFSSHERDVLAKFSFSLLNRTVSALDDIAADLLSDRPVQALLPPPPAPKPVADESGAEWSPDWDSAPPRLTAVPNPTRADAPRQQETGAAVRPPSRRQKAHTRPVPVQAEDELFDQDAFEQQPWHEPPLPFEAGAASMSTPTRPRGQRPAAETRESASAEALTRAQPELTEPAAADQKLTGLDPAGRKGSDADPADLDQPNFVSAEALFEPADTGPAGAGPARPAPAKPASAKSRPAGTATAIPAPEAPSGSDDLVSTRTGGDSQSKRGRRAGEKPRMPSWDDILLGVRNKSD
- a CDS encoding SgcJ/EcaC family oxidoreductase encodes the protein MTTTTSVPSAAGPSAADMAAIAAVPARMVAAWAAHDADAFAELFTEDGTLILPGVYKKGHDEIRDFMAAQFDGAYKGSTVTGSPIEIKPLRAGAVAVITQGGVMPAGETEVPDEAAIRASWILVKRGRKWLLAVYQNCPRDPAA